A window of Lepidochelys kempii isolate rLepKem1 chromosome 1, rLepKem1.hap2, whole genome shotgun sequence contains these coding sequences:
- the LOC140905482 gene encoding uncharacterized protein: protein MGWGMGDCVGVPHRIPGAGLIERMNDLLKEQLCKLSPTESRAGWSCNLHQAMAALNDSPLYGSTLYTRFTGEVTEWPRVLRVQRLHPQAHLPIRAILESAGLDRWVPQEGLTLQPNSWNLVCTGLAIGLPQVYYGHIAPRSSLALKGIDVAGGVIDADYTGEVKVLLVDNGPQAVTLPQGERIVQLICERIGLPDVREVDALVPTTRAGGFGSTGCTVWVHDPTKHNPLEGEILADGLGDTHLVLLKGEDAPIYVPSKTLSSRQP from the coding sequence ATGGGCTGGGGTATGGGGGATTGCGTGGGTGTTCCACATCGCATACCGGGTGCAGGGCTCATTGAACGCATGAATGACTTGCTTAAAGAACAGTTATGCAAACTATCTCCCACTGAATCCCGGGCTGGGTGGAGCTGTAATCTTCACCAGGCCATGGCTGCGCTCAATGACAGCCCTCTGTATGGCTCCACCCTGTACACTAGATTCACGGGGGAGGTCACTGAGTGGCCACGAGTGTTGCGAGTGCAGCGCCTGCACCCGCAAGCCCACCTCCCTATTCGGGCCATCCTGGAAAGTGCTGGTCTAGATCGGTGGGTCCCTCAAGAGGGCCTCACTCTACAGCCCAATAGCTGGAACCTTGTATGTACTGGCTTAGCCATAGGACTACCACAAGTCTATTATGGGCACATTGCCCCACGCAGCAGTCTGGCCCTTAAGGGCATAGATGTTGCAGGAGGAGTAATCGATGCTGACTATACCGGGGAGGTTAAGGTGCTTTTGGTTGACAATGGCCCACAGGCAGTAACCCTTCCCCAAGGTGAACGTATTGTGCAGTTGATTTGCGAGCGCATTGGGTTGCCTGATGTACGGGAAGTGGATGCACTTGTACCCACCACTCGAGCAGGAGGGTTTGGCTCGACTGGATGTACAGTTTGGGTCCATGACCCCACCAAACATAACCCGCTCGAAGGGGAAATCCTAGCTGATGGTCTCGGAGACACTCACCTCGTACTGCTAAAAGGGGAAGACGCCCCAATTTATGTGCCCTCTAAGACTCTTTCTTCCAGGCAACCATAA